One genomic segment of Sphaerodactylus townsendi isolate TG3544 linkage group LG07, MPM_Stown_v2.3, whole genome shotgun sequence includes these proteins:
- the SRP72 gene encoding signal recognition particle subunit SRP72: protein MAAGAGSGSGAGAAGVASVASLWSEVNRCGQNGDYGRALKSVNKILQVNKDDVTALHCKVVCLIQNGNFKEALSVIHTHTKILTSDLIAFEKAYCEYRLNRIENALKTIEGASQQTDKLRELYGQVLYRLERYDDCSAVYRDLIRNSQDDYEEERKTNLSAVVAAQSAWEKVVPEDLGLQEATYELCYNAACALIGQGRLNDAMKSLQKAEELCRQSLAEDSDATEEDIEAELAIIHGQMAYILQLQGHTEEALQLYNQIIKLKPTDVGLLAVIANNIVTINKDQNVFDSKKKVKLTNTEGVEHKLSKKQLQAIEFNKALLAMYTNQADQCRKLSSSLQSQSPEHLLPVLIQAAQLCREKQYAKAIDLLQEFAEQHPEKAVEIKLTMAQLKVAQGNITKACIILRSIEELRQKPGMVSALVMMYSHEEDIDSAIEVLSQTIEWYEKFQPKSSVHLLLIREAANFKLKHGRKKEAISDLEELWKQNPEDIHTLAQLISAYSLVDPEKAKVLSKHLPSSDTMSLKVDVDELENSHGATYVRKKGGKPTNENQPKEQGQGDVKKKKKKKKGKLPKNYDPKVTPDPERWLPMRERSYYRGRKKGKKKDQIGKGTQGATSAASSELDASKTASSPPTSPRPGTVTATPSASTSNMVPPRHQKPVGAPATKKKQQQKKKKGGKGGW from the exons ATGGCGGCGGGCGCGGGGAGTGGAAGCGGTGCCGGCGCGGCTGGGGTCGCCTCAGTAGCGTCGCTCTGGAGCGAAGTGAACCGCTGCGGTCAGAACGGCGACTACGGGCGCGCGCTCAAGTCGGTCAATAAGA TACTGCAAGTCAACAAGGATGACGTGACTGCACTACACTGCAAAGTGGTCTGTCTTATCCAAAATGGAAATTTCAAGGAAGCCCTCAGTGTGATTCACACCCACACCAAAATTCTGACCAG TGATTTGATAGCCTTTGAGAAGGCTTATTGTGAATACAGGTTGAACAGGATTGAAAATGCCCTGAAGACCATTGAAGGAGCCAGCCAGCAGACAGACAAGCTCAGGGAGCTTTACGGACAAGTg CTGTACAGATTAGAACGTTACGATGACTGCTCAGCTGTGTATCGTGATCTCATCCGCAACTCCCAAGACGACTATGAAGAGGAACGGAAAACGAACCTTTCGGCGGTGGTTGCGGCACAGAGCGCTTGGGAGAAAGTGGTGCCA GAAGATCTGGGCCTCCAAGAAGCTACCTATGAGCTGTGCTATAATGCTGCATGTGCCTTAATTGGCCAAGGCAGGCTGAATGATGCCATGAAAAGCCTTCAGAAAGCAGAAG agctGTGTCGTCAGTCTCTTGCAGAAGACTCG GATGCTACTGAAGAAGATATTGAGGCTGAGCTGGCCATCATTCATGGCCAGATGGCTTATATTTTGCAGCTTCAGGGTCACACGGAGGAAGCTCTACAGCTTTACAATCAGATAATCAAACTGAA GCCAACAGATGTGGGATTGCTCGCTGTCATTGCTAACAATATTGTTACCATCAACAAG GACCAAAATGTCTTTGACTCAAAGAAGAAGGTGAAGCTGACCAACACAGAAGGCGTCGAGCACAAACTCTCTAAAAAGCAGCTCCAAGCAATAGAATTTAACAAAGCTTTGCTGGCCATGTACACCAACCAG GCAGATCAGTGTCGCAAATTGTCCTCAAGTTTACAGTCGCAGAGCCCCGAACACCTCCTTCCTGTGTTAATCCAGGCAGCTCAGTTGTGTCGAGAGAAGCAGTATGCCAAGGCAATAGACCTTCTACAG GAGTTTGCAGAGCAGCACCCCGAGAAAGCAGTGGAGATCAAATTGACCATGGCACAGCTAAAAGTGGCTCAAG gcAACATTACCAAAGCATGCATCATCTTGAGGAGCATAGAAGAACTAAGGCAAAAGCCAGGCATG GTTTCAGCCTTAGTGATGATGTACAGCCACGAAGAAGACATCGATAGCGCCATTGAGGTCTTGTCACAAACCATTGAGTGGTATGAAAAATTCCAG CCAAAGTCTTCAGTTCATTTGTTGCTCATCAGGGAAGCGGCGAACTTTAAGCTGAAGCACGGTCGGAAGAAGGAAGCCATCAGCGATCTCGAGGAGCTGTGGAA GCAAAACCCAGAGGACATCCATACCCTGGCCCAACTCATCTCAGCGTACTCCTTGGTTGATCCCGAGAAAGCTAAAGT TCTTAGCAAGCACTTGCCCTCCTCTGACACGATGTCTTTAAAGGTAGACGTGGATGAGCTTGAAAACTCGCACGGGGCTACGTACGttcggaagaaaggagggaaaccCACCAACGAGAATCAACCGAAAGAGCAAGG ccaAGGAgatgttaagaagaagaaaaagaagaagaaag GAAAACTGCCAAAGAATTATGATCCCAAAGTGACTCCCGACCCAGAGCGGTGGCTTCCCATGCGGGAGCGTTCCTACTAccgggggaggaagaagggaaagaagaaggatCAAATCGGGAAAGGGACCCAAGGAGCGACATCGGCAGCATCCTCTGAACT GGACGCTAGCAAGACCGCAAGCAGCCCCCCTACATCCCCGAGGCCTGGCACCGTCACAGCAACCCCTTCTGCATCGACGAGCAACATGGTACCCCCCAGACACCAAAAGCCTGTTGGCGCACCAGCAACCaagaaaaaacagcaacaaaagaaaaagaaaggcggGAAAGGAGGCTGGTGA